A genomic segment from Flavobacterium sp. 9R encodes:
- a CDS encoding VCBS repeat-containing protein, with the protein MLQRLFLFAIVTLFFSNCSKVKTDTLFTQLPSSDTGIDFINEVKNGEDMNIFKYRNFYNGGGVAIGDINNDGLSDVYFTSNLGKNKLYLNKGNFKFEDISVKAGVEGQKVWSTGVVMVDVNADGLLDIYVCNAGNSKGSQQNNELFINNGNLTFTEKAEEYNLADTGITTHAAFFDYDKDGDLDVYILNNSFIPVSSLNYSNKRELRDKDWDVADILKGGGDKLLRNDNGKFVDVSEAAGIYGSLIGFGLGVTVGDVNGDLFPDIYISNDFYERDYLYINNKNGTFSEKIQDWTMHLSQSSMGADMADVNNDGKADIFVTDMLPEPDDRLKTTTSFENYDLFTRKFNLDFYNQYMQNTLQVNNGNQQFSEIANYAGVAKTDWSWGALLFDMDNDGLKDIYVCNGIYHDLTNQDFMDFFANELMQKMVITGKKAEIETIINKMPSTPIPNYAYKNNANLTFSNQAQNWGLDTPSFSNGAAYGDLDNDGDLDLVVNNVNMEAFVYKNNAEKNKQNHFVKVKLRGDQQNKFAVGSTVELFSGSEILRQELIPSRGFQSSIDYTMTFGIGTKKIDSLQVIWPNGKTQTIKKVTNNTTIQLNILDAKSDFVVKNKVVKPLFSETKATFLAHKENDYIDFDYEGLISKMISQEGPAYAVADLNGDGNEDVFIGGAKGQAAQVYLNKGNGTFAETSQKDFQKDASFEDTSAAFFDADKDGDMDVLVGSGGNEKADQANYKNRLYLNNGKGIFTKSATSLPTTNNNVAVIAPYDFDNDGDNDVFIGSRSVPGIYGIDPKHLLLENDGKGNFTNVIDKKAFKINAYGMITDAVWEDIDNDSKKDLILVGEWNAPMIFKNTGRRLTTFSSNLTEWSGFWNTVECVDLNNDGKKDLILGNKGTNTSYKATKEKPMKLFINDYDNNGTIEQITTQTIDGKDVPLHLKQELAKQIPMIKKKNLSYTDYSKKTFQELFDTEVINNSVQKTAKMQESCIAINKGNGKFEIQVLPKEVQFSSVNAITTLDINKDGILDLVLGGNQYPFKPQFSRLDANFGSVLLGSKQEKFTWVPNNKSGFFMRGEVKHLHVIKNKNNTTAVLAVLNNNAPKLFISNE; encoded by the coding sequence ATGTTGCAACGATTATTTCTATTTGCTATTGTAACACTTTTTTTCTCGAATTGTTCCAAGGTTAAAACCGATACTTTATTCACTCAATTGCCCTCTTCAGACACCGGTATTGATTTTATCAATGAAGTCAAAAATGGAGAAGATATGAACATTTTTAAATACCGAAATTTTTATAATGGAGGCGGAGTAGCAATTGGTGACATCAACAATGATGGGCTTTCAGATGTATACTTTACTTCCAATTTAGGCAAAAACAAACTCTATCTCAACAAGGGCAATTTTAAGTTTGAAGACATCTCTGTGAAAGCCGGTGTCGAAGGACAAAAGGTTTGGTCAACAGGAGTGGTAATGGTCGATGTGAATGCCGATGGGTTATTAGATATTTATGTTTGTAATGCTGGGAACAGTAAAGGGAGTCAACAAAATAATGAGCTTTTCATTAACAATGGTAACCTAACGTTTACCGAAAAAGCTGAAGAATATAATCTTGCGGATACTGGAATTACAACACATGCAGCTTTTTTTGATTATGATAAAGATGGTGATTTAGATGTTTATATTCTTAATAATAGCTTTATTCCTGTTAGTAGCTTGAATTATTCCAATAAAAGAGAACTACGTGACAAAGATTGGGATGTGGCCGATATTCTTAAAGGTGGAGGCGATAAATTATTACGTAACGACAACGGAAAGTTTGTCGACGTGAGTGAAGCGGCCGGTATTTACGGAAGCTTGATAGGTTTTGGTTTGGGAGTAACTGTGGGAGATGTAAATGGTGATTTGTTCCCAGATATCTATATTTCGAATGATTTTTATGAAAGAGATTATTTGTATATCAACAATAAAAACGGAACTTTTTCAGAGAAAATTCAGGATTGGACGATGCATTTAAGCCAATCTTCTATGGGGGCTGATATGGCTGATGTTAACAATGATGGTAAAGCGGATATTTTTGTGACCGATATGTTACCAGAACCAGATGACCGATTGAAAACAACCACAAGTTTTGAGAATTACGATTTGTTTACCCGAAAATTTAATCTTGATTTTTACAATCAATACATGCAAAATACCTTGCAGGTGAATAACGGGAATCAACAATTCAGCGAGATTGCCAATTATGCAGGAGTAGCTAAAACAGATTGGAGCTGGGGCGCTTTGTTATTTGATATGGACAACGATGGTTTAAAAGATATTTACGTATGCAACGGTATTTATCATGACTTAACCAACCAAGATTTTATGGACTTTTTTGCTAATGAATTGATGCAAAAAATGGTAATTACTGGTAAAAAAGCAGAAATTGAAACCATTATCAACAAAATGCCTAGTACACCAATCCCTAATTATGCATACAAAAACAACGCAAATCTTACTTTTTCGAACCAAGCACAAAATTGGGGATTGGACACACCTAGTTTTTCTAATGGTGCAGCCTATGGTGATTTAGACAACGATGGCGATTTAGATTTGGTCGTGAATAATGTCAATATGGAAGCCTTTGTTTATAAAAACAATGCTGAAAAGAACAAACAAAATCATTTCGTTAAAGTAAAATTAAGAGGTGACCAACAAAATAAATTTGCAGTTGGAAGCACCGTAGAATTGTTCTCTGGTTCCGAAATTTTACGACAAGAGCTCATTCCGTCTCGTGGTTTTCAATCGTCGATAGATTATACGATGACATTCGGAATAGGAACTAAAAAAATTGATTCCTTACAAGTTATTTGGCCTAATGGAAAAACGCAAACCATTAAAAAAGTAACAAACAATACTACGATTCAATTAAATATTTTGGACGCGAAGTCTGATTTTGTAGTCAAAAATAAAGTTGTAAAGCCCTTGTTTTCTGAAACCAAAGCTACATTCTTAGCACATAAAGAAAATGATTATATTGATTTTGACTACGAAGGATTGATTTCTAAAATGATTTCTCAAGAAGGACCAGCTTATGCTGTTGCAGACTTAAATGGAGATGGAAATGAAGATGTTTTTATTGGCGGAGCCAAAGGGCAAGCAGCTCAAGTTTATCTCAATAAAGGGAATGGGACTTTTGCCGAAACTAGTCAAAAGGACTTCCAGAAAGATGCTAGTTTTGAGGATACCTCAGCTGCTTTTTTTGATGCCGACAAAGATGGCGATATGGATGTATTGGTAGGTTCTGGAGGAAATGAAAAAGCGGATCAAGCCAATTACAAAAACAGATTATACCTGAATAACGGAAAAGGGATTTTTACAAAAAGTGCTACCTCACTTCCAACAACAAATAATAATGTGGCTGTAATCGCACCCTATGATTTTGATAATGACGGCGATAACGACGTTTTCATTGGAAGCCGAAGTGTACCTGGGATTTATGGCATTGACCCAAAACATTTATTGTTAGAAAATGATGGCAAAGGAAATTTTACCAATGTAATCGATAAAAAAGCATTTAAAATCAATGCCTACGGAATGATTACCGATGCGGTTTGGGAAGATATTGATAACGACTCCAAAAAAGATTTGATCTTGGTTGGGGAATGGAATGCGCCTATGATTTTCAAAAACACAGGTCGAAGATTGACTACTTTTTCATCTAACTTGACCGAATGGAGTGGATTTTGGAATACAGTAGAGTGTGTAGATTTGAATAATGATGGAAAGAAAGATTTGATTCTAGGCAACAAGGGAACCAATACTTCTTATAAAGCTACCAAGGAAAAACCAATGAAATTGTTTATCAATGATTATGATAACAACGGAACGATTGAACAAATTACTACTCAAACTATTGACGGTAAAGATGTACCCTTGCATTTGAAACAAGAATTGGCCAAACAAATTCCGATGATTAAAAAGAAAAATTTGAGCTATACCGATTATTCTAAAAAGACGTTTCAAGAACTTTTTGATACAGAAGTAATCAATAATTCAGTTCAAAAAACAGCCAAAATGCAAGAAAGTTGTATTGCTATCAACAAAGGAAATGGTAAGTTCGAAATTCAAGTTTTGCCAAAAGAAGTGCAGTTTTCAAGTGTCAATGCCATAACAACTTTGGATATCAATAAAGATGGGATACTAGACTTGGTACTTGGAGGGAATCAATATCCTTTTAAACCTCAATTTTCTAGATTAGATGCCAATTTTGGTAGTGTGCTTTTAGGAAGCAAACAAGAGAAATTTACTTGGGTTCCCAACAACAAATCAGGATTTTTTATGAGAGGGGAAGTCAAACATTTACATGTGATTAAGAACAAGAACAATACGACAGCAGTTTTGGCTGTACTCAATAACAACGCGCCTAAACTTTTTATAAGCAATGAATAA
- a CDS encoding VCBS repeat-containing protein, which produces MNNFLKVGLASLILTACSQKEAPLFDKLDPTESNITFKNELIESKNISILDYLYYYNGGGVALGDINNDGLVDVYFTSNQGKNKLYLNKGNNKFEDISAKAGVEGQSDWSAGTVMSDVNGDGYLDIYVCAVVGIHGFEGHNELFINNKNNTFTESAAEYGLDLDNYSSSAAFLDYDLDGDLDMYLLNHAVHSELSFGNANIRNKRSYECGDKLFRNDNGKFVDVSEKAGIFGGANGYGLGIAVSDFNLDGYPDIYIGNDFHEDDYYYLNNGDGTFTESLKQFFGHTSRFSMGVDVADINHDGFPDILSLDMLPEDEKVLKASLGDDNVQMLKVRTEKLGYHYQYTRNMLQINQAGKHFTETALLSGIAATDWSWSALFADYDQDGEQDIFVANGIPKRPNDLDYVKYYSNDQIKSKLNTTKLLDKQALKKMPAGNVTNYIFQGSTDLIFKNRSKDWIENDTIISNGSGYADIDNDGDLDIITNNTNTVATIYKNTTDNKANFLKIKLRFEGKNTFGIGSKVIAYAKGQKQFKELQTTRGFQSSSEPMLHFGYGKINTIDSLVVIWPDKTYQTLKKVKVNQALTINSNKNRKVFDYQLLHPKVEPVLQKVKGNLGINFEHEENEYIDFIVQKLIPYQRTDRGPATAIGDWDGDGKEDVFFGGSKDKKAVFYLQKGNGFVAKSYPALEQDAVFEDASAVLADFDGDQKKDLFVASGGGENASNLQDRLYRNNNNVPSRQELPQVAQNATVIRAFDYDKDGDLDVFIGNNSETNRFGSTPDCYLLKNTKGKFTLDQTKTFAKIGMVTDAVFTDFNSDGQTDLIVIGEWMQPTFFANKNGKFTNVTTTVASSKNKGIWQTILPFDIDHDGDEDYLLGNWGMNSKFNASETYPLKMYYDDFDNNGTFETIVAKEKNGKYYTTMGLDELTEQFSGMLKKKFNSYQSFAGKTVEEIFDPAMLAIAKQYEVHTLQSGYLKNNKGKFVFVPFSNAMQVAPITSFVAGNFVGDAKPEVFAAGNYFGVSPYHSRFDGFSGALIVDQKTMLLGHQLGIDLTQKAVRHLDILSVNNQNYLLVTINNKPAEVYQITNKK; this is translated from the coding sequence ATGAATAATTTTTTAAAAGTTGGTCTAGCCTCATTAATATTGACGGCATGTTCCCAAAAAGAAGCACCACTTTTTGATAAACTCGATCCTACGGAAAGCAATATCACTTTCAAAAATGAGCTAATTGAGTCTAAGAATATTTCGATATTAGATTATCTCTATTATTATAATGGGGGTGGAGTAGCATTAGGCGATATCAATAACGACGGCTTAGTAGATGTGTATTTTACTTCCAATCAAGGGAAAAATAAATTGTATCTCAACAAAGGGAACAACAAATTTGAAGATATTTCAGCCAAGGCGGGTGTAGAAGGGCAAAGCGATTGGAGTGCAGGGACAGTTATGTCCGATGTAAATGGTGATGGATATTTAGACATTTATGTGTGTGCCGTTGTTGGTATTCATGGTTTTGAAGGTCATAACGAGCTTTTCATCAATAATAAGAACAACACTTTTACGGAGAGCGCTGCAGAATATGGTCTCGATTTAGACAATTATAGTTCATCAGCGGCTTTCTTAGATTATGATTTAGATGGAGATTTAGACATGTATTTGCTAAACCATGCAGTCCATTCTGAATTGTCTTTTGGCAATGCCAATATCAGGAACAAAAGAAGTTATGAATGTGGCGATAAATTGTTCCGAAATGATAACGGCAAATTTGTTGACGTAAGTGAAAAGGCGGGCATTTTTGGCGGAGCCAATGGGTATGGTTTAGGAATTGCCGTTTCGGATTTTAATTTGGATGGCTATCCCGATATTTATATAGGGAATGATTTTCATGAAGATGATTATTATTATTTGAATAACGGAGACGGAACTTTTACGGAAAGTTTGAAACAGTTTTTCGGACATACCAGCCGATTCTCTATGGGGGTTGATGTGGCTGATATTAATCACGATGGTTTCCCAGACATTTTAAGCTTGGACATGCTACCCGAAGATGAGAAAGTATTAAAAGCTTCTTTGGGAGATGATAATGTGCAAATGTTGAAAGTACGTACTGAAAAATTAGGCTATCATTATCAATATACTCGTAACATGTTGCAAATAAATCAAGCTGGAAAACATTTTACAGAGACAGCGCTTTTAAGCGGAATCGCTGCTACAGATTGGAGCTGGAGTGCCCTTTTTGCTGATTATGATCAAGACGGGGAACAAGATATTTTTGTTGCTAACGGAATACCCAAACGCCCTAATGACCTTGATTATGTAAAGTATTATTCCAATGATCAAATAAAAAGCAAACTCAATACCACTAAGCTTCTTGACAAGCAAGCTCTTAAAAAAATGCCTGCAGGAAATGTTACGAATTACATTTTTCAAGGCAGTACCGATTTAATCTTTAAAAACCGTTCCAAAGATTGGATAGAAAATGACACTATCATCTCTAATGGAAGTGGTTATGCCGATATTGATAATGATGGGGATTTAGATATTATCACCAACAATACAAACACTGTAGCCACAATTTATAAGAATACTACAGATAATAAAGCGAATTTTTTAAAAATAAAATTGCGTTTTGAAGGGAAAAATACTTTCGGAATAGGGAGTAAAGTAATCGCTTATGCCAAAGGACAAAAACAATTCAAAGAGTTGCAAACCACTAGAGGGTTTCAATCTTCCTCTGAGCCTATGCTGCATTTTGGCTACGGAAAAATAAACACTATTGATTCGTTAGTAGTGATTTGGCCTGACAAAACGTATCAAACGCTAAAAAAGGTAAAAGTAAATCAAGCGCTAACTATAAATTCAAATAAAAACAGAAAAGTATTTGATTACCAATTGCTTCATCCAAAAGTGGAGCCCGTTTTGCAAAAGGTAAAAGGAAACTTAGGAATTAATTTTGAGCATGAAGAAAATGAGTATATTGATTTTATTGTTCAAAAGTTAATTCCTTATCAAAGAACAGATCGTGGTCCTGCTACAGCAATTGGTGATTGGGACGGAGACGGTAAGGAAGATGTTTTCTTTGGTGGTTCAAAAGATAAAAAAGCAGTCTTTTATCTCCAAAAAGGCAATGGTTTTGTAGCCAAAAGTTATCCTGCTCTTGAACAAGATGCTGTCTTTGAAGATGCTTCGGCAGTACTAGCAGATTTTGATGGCGATCAAAAGAAGGATTTATTTGTAGCTTCTGGCGGAGGAGAAAACGCTTCCAATTTGCAAGATCGTTTGTATCGAAACAACAATAACGTTCCTTCGAGACAAGAGTTACCACAAGTAGCACAAAATGCAACAGTGATAAGAGCTTTCGATTATGACAAAGACGGAGACTTAGACGTTTTTATTGGAAATAACTCTGAGACGAATCGTTTTGGAAGTACACCAGATTGCTATTTATTAAAGAATACTAAAGGTAAATTTACCCTAGACCAAACTAAAACGTTTGCTAAAATTGGTATGGTTACCGACGCTGTTTTTACCGATTTTAATTCCGATGGACAAACGGATTTAATCGTGATTGGAGAATGGATGCAACCTACTTTTTTTGCCAATAAAAACGGAAAGTTCACCAATGTTACAACAACCGTTGCTTCTTCTAAAAATAAAGGAATTTGGCAAACCATTCTCCCTTTTGATATTGATCATGATGGCGATGAAGATTACTTGCTTGGCAATTGGGGGATGAATTCAAAGTTCAACGCCTCGGAGACTTATCCATTAAAAATGTATTATGACGATTTTGACAATAATGGCACTTTTGAAACTATTGTAGCAAAAGAGAAGAACGGAAAGTATTACACTACAATGGGCTTAGATGAATTGACAGAGCAATTTAGTGGTATGCTCAAGAAAAAATTCAATAGTTATCAATCATTTGCGGGTAAAACAGTCGAAGAGATTTTTGACCCTGCGATGCTAGCTATTGCAAAACAATATGAGGTACATACATTGCAATCGGGCTATTTAAAAAACAATAAAGGAAAATTTGTTTTTGTTCCTTTTTCTAACGCAATGCAAGTGGCGCCAATAACAAGTTTTGTAGCTGGTAATTTTGTCGGAGATGCCAAACCCGAAGTGTTTGCTGCCGGAAATTACTTTGGTGTGTCTCCATACCACAGCCGATTTGACGGTTTCTCTGGTGCATTAATTGTCGACCAAAAAACAATGCTTTTAGGCCATCAATTAGGTATCGATTTGACTCAAAAAGCAGTGCGTCATCTAGACATTCTCTCGGTTAATAATCAAAATTATTTATTGGTGACTATCAATAACAAACCCGCAGAAGTCTATCAAATAACCAACAAAAAATAA
- a CDS encoding vanadium-dependent haloperoxidase — MKFSILSLISVCFLATSCHNEKAITITSNDYCAAVDTVTGIMVHDIFSPPVASRIYVYPNVAAYEIMVQNSNEYQSLQGQLKGLDSIPVLDTKSGVNVPLAALIAQMEVSKKLVFSEEAIEKYRDSLYAKWSDENEKEFEVSKEYALKVVDRIAKWMGKDNYKETRTMPKYSVYADQPARWQPTPPAYMDAVEPHWGKIRTLVMDSAAQFKPKAPFPFSTDKNSDFYREAKETYDVGNKISKDLLAMEKTKSTTIPEESAIATFWDCNPYATVTQGHMMFAKKKNTPDAHWINIAKIACKTAKTDFNKTVFVYTKTSIGVFESFISCWDQKFKTNVVRPETYINQYIDENWKPQLQTPPFPEYTSGHSVLSACSAEILTAIFGDNFAYVDDSEIPFGLPKRKFTSFKQAADEASISRLYGGIHYRAAILNGVEQGKMIGQYINSKLKMTK; from the coding sequence ATGAAATTTTCTATTTTATCTCTAATAAGTGTTTGTTTCTTGGCAACTTCTTGCCATAACGAAAAAGCAATTACAATAACCTCTAATGATTATTGTGCCGCTGTTGATACGGTAACCGGAATTATGGTTCATGATATTTTTTCGCCACCAGTAGCAAGTAGGATATATGTTTATCCTAATGTCGCTGCTTATGAAATTATGGTACAAAACAGTAACGAGTATCAAAGTCTACAAGGGCAATTAAAAGGCTTGGATTCTATTCCTGTTTTAGACACTAAAAGCGGAGTCAATGTTCCGTTGGCAGCCTTAATAGCGCAGATGGAAGTGAGTAAAAAACTCGTTTTTTCTGAAGAAGCTATTGAAAAATACCGCGATAGTTTGTACGCAAAATGGAGTGATGAAAATGAAAAAGAATTTGAAGTTTCTAAGGAATATGCACTAAAAGTGGTTGACCGTATTGCAAAATGGATGGGAAAAGACAATTACAAAGAAACGAGAACGATGCCTAAATATTCGGTTTATGCAGACCAACCGGCTCGTTGGCAACCTACACCACCCGCTTACATGGATGCAGTTGAACCACATTGGGGCAAAATTAGAACATTAGTTATGGATTCTGCTGCTCAGTTTAAGCCTAAAGCGCCTTTTCCTTTTTCTACCGATAAAAACTCAGATTTTTATAGAGAAGCTAAAGAAACCTATGATGTAGGGAATAAGATTTCTAAAGATTTATTGGCTATGGAAAAGACCAAAAGCACCACAATTCCAGAAGAGTCGGCTATAGCCACTTTTTGGGATTGCAATCCGTATGCTACCGTGACACAAGGACATATGATGTTTGCCAAAAAGAAAAACACTCCCGATGCGCACTGGATAAATATTGCTAAAATAGCGTGTAAAACCGCAAAAACAGATTTTAATAAAACGGTTTTCGTGTATACCAAAACATCAATTGGTGTTTTCGAATCGTTCATCAGCTGCTGGGACCAAAAGTTTAAAACCAACGTTGTGCGTCCAGAAACCTATATCAATCAATACATAGACGAGAACTGGAAACCGCAGTTACAAACGCCCCCTTTTCCTGAATACACTAGTGGGCATTCTGTTTTATCGGCTTGTTCTGCCGAGATTTTGACGGCAATTTTCGGAGATAATTTTGCATATGTAGACGATTCTGAAATTCCATTTGGGTTGCCAAAACGAAAGTTTACTTCTTTTAAACAAGCGGCCGATGAAGCATCGATTAGTAGATTATATGGAGGTATTCATTACCGTGCCGCAATTTTGAACGGAGTGGAACAAGGGAAAATGATTGGACAATACATCAATAGTAAATTAAAAATGACCAAGTAA